One Carya illinoinensis cultivar Pawnee chromosome 5, C.illinoinensisPawnee_v1, whole genome shotgun sequence genomic window, GTACTAGGCCATATACGTTAGTGGTTTGCCAATATTTCTGCAACAGTACTCGGTAGATCAGCAGCTAGGTGCTGTGACTTGTGGCAATTTCAAGACTCTTCATCCTTCCTGGAAATGTATCccagtttttaaaatgataagtCTGTGAAAAGGTGTTTTTTTCAAGACAATTGAGCAACTGGATGTCTGTTTTGGCAACCCCACTAAAACGTGTAGGCAATGGCTCGAATTAAGACATTAATGATATTTGTTACTGAAAATaacatctaaaataaataaataaacatttgTAAGTGTGGGGTCAGGAAGCCACGAGAAAGAGCTGAAAACGAAAACGATGATCGTGAAGGGGGAATTAATGGGTCTTCACCCTGGTGGCTATATTGATCTAGTGGCTCATTTCGGCTTCACGTTGTGATCATGTAACATCATACACTAATGTTGGATTTATATGCGTGTCTCCAAGAGAGAGGGAGGCACATTTTTATGGTCCTTAAACACAAGGCCAAAAATTGCACACCCCACCATTTGTAGTAGAGGTCTTGTCTCAAAGCATCAATCAATGAATGTAGGTGTTCCATTACACCTATTTTCCCATTCACCTCAACTTTTTTCATGGGTCACTACGAGCTACTTACTACTTCTTGAGAGGATCACCACTACAGCTCTTCACACCCACCACCATTGTACCCTCATTGCAAAAGCTCTCTTCTTTTTggccttttcttttcccttctagtTTTCAAGTCTCTCTAAAAGATCAGTTTTACGACTCTCTCTCTAactcccccccaccccccccctctttctctctttcttctccgagtatgtgtgtgtgtgtttgtgactGCACGCTTCTTAAAGGATTCTATTAAGAGTTGTTCTCAGATATTAATGGATGTGGAAACCAGTCCATATAGTCTTCAGATAGCCTCTGACATGAAGAGGGGTTGCCTGAAAAACCGGCACAGCCAACCTGAAAGCCCACACCATGAAGAAATTAGCGATATGCCATCATCTCACAGTTTGCAAAACCTGTCGAACTTCATCATTCCGCCATTGGGTGTTTCAACTTACAACCAAAATCAAACACAGTCAAAAGGCTGGATCATATCGCCATTGGATTCAAGATATAGGTGTGTAATATCAACTGAATCATTGTCAAGGAAAATTACTTTCTTCAtccttctttttctatttttttttttcttgtaatttttaaaGAACGAACCATTTTTATggctacttttctttttttttcctggatGAGATAGGTGGTAGTTCATTTTCAAAGTTTGTTGTGCTGATGTACATTTGCATGTCACCCATGTATTCATGACCACATATCATAACACATACTTTGGCATGCATCTGTGGTCATGTGAGATTGGCACCCCGATTTGTCTTGATAGATGTGGACATGGTTACCTAGCTCGATCGGCTGCAAAGTATTCAAGAGAATTTAATCTCTGAAGTGTTGTATTAGATGAACTGAGCCAAGTTAGAAttgtcttatttttttcttatcttgCACATACATCATGAGTTTGTTCCTTTAAATAGACTGGAGTTTCAAATATGTGGttgtgctatatatatatatatatatatatatatgtgcaggAGCTGGGAGACATTTATGGTGCTTCTGGTTGCTTACTCTGCATGGGTTTATCCCTTTGAGGTTGCATTTTTCAAATCCTCtcccaagaaagagctatggaTAGCAGACAACATTGTCGATGTGTTTTTTGGGGTTGATATCATCTTGACATTTTTCGTCGCATATATTGATCCAAGAACTCAGCTTCTAGTTCGTGACTCGAGAAAGATTGCTGTGAGGTAATTATTAGTTCCATATGTTAGTTAGACTCATCGTCCTGGCCAGATTTTCATAAACCCAAATAACAATGtcaattaaaaacaattaaaatacagaaaaaaaaaatcttttttgaaCCACTTTTGACTGTTTTTTCAACCGGAAGTCCTTATGATCTCAAATGAAGTGAGATTTTGATGTTTCAACCTCTTAAATTGAAATTGGATGGGGACTGGGGATCAGTTCAAtcactttattttgtttttatatattattggtaTTGCTTTACAGTTCAGATATGTCGTTgttacgagagagagagagagaatgaaaaacatgatgatcatcaagaacccttttttttttttgtttttttattgagttttctgAAAGCCTGATGCTGCAGTAGTACTGGATCAACTTTTCAGAGAGCTTTTCCCATTACAAGAGTCGTAACCCATGCTCATGGCCATCGCTAAAGTAAGTGCAATCATTGCAAAGATGGTACAATTGAGATTCGGTGCATTTAATATATGCAAGCATAAGCCGATGGCGATCGTGCAGAAGTTGTGggtaaaaagaaaaggaagatgcttagtctaaaaattaaattttgattaaatCCGTGCAACTGAAGGAGAGTTAATAGAGAgtcacttttatttattatttttttttaacttttattttattagtcagtttttttttttttactatttaaatttagattaaaaatcttataactaatctagaagaaaataaatttaatcaaccaatataattatataatttaattaaaaataaattcaatttcataaaaattgacTTCAAAAGTAAATgaatgtcaatttttataaaattaatttaatttttaattaaattacattgttacgttggttgattaaatttattttttttttatattatgcaATAATGTgttcttcaaatttttaatctagatttaaagcgcaaaaggaaaaaaaaaaattaatactaaaatagtaataaatgaaatataaggatattattattctattaaaattaagataaattatAGAGTCTGCTCAACAACAGTCGGCCCACTCTGTTCTACCCTAACACTGGTCTGGGTCTATTATGGGCTCATGGGCCTAAAAATTTTGATTGAAGATAATTTGGGATCAACGCTAACATGGATCATGTTTCTCCTAAGGTACCTGTCAACATGGTTCCTGATGGATTTGGCATCAACAGTCCCATTTAAGACGCTAGGATACCTGTTCACAGGCAAACGACACATGGGTCTCTCTTACTCCCTCTTAGGGGTgctcagattttggagaatcaGACGGGTGAAGCAGCTCTTCACCAGGTCAGCCATGTCAAGTACAATaatgatttgtataaataaattttgagcTAAATTATAAGTtctctgaaaaataaaaaagaagaagggcaTGTCACAAGTGAATTTGCATGCTCGAAACTCTCGCTTCGTCTCACAATGTAGTGTATGTATTCTTTAATTAATGAGTAATAATGTTAGGTATAATTGTAAAGTGTGCAAGTGTTGTACAATTAGTGTATGCAGGCTTGAGAAGGACATCAGGTTCAGTTATTTCGGGGTCCGATGTGCAAGGCTACTATCTGTAAGTAGCACATCCAGTAGTCGGTCCCTTTTGATTTGCGTGCAAGCCTGGCTGATCATTTATTTCCGAATTTTTCTACAAACTATACTAATATTATGGTAACGATAACTGAGGAAAATAACTCAAGGTCATGTAATTAATGATAACTGGGTTCAGGTGACACTATTTGCGGTGCATTGTGCTGGTTGCCTCTACTACTTGCTAGCTGACCGGTACCCTCACCAGGGAAGGACATGGCTTGGAGCTTCAAACCCGAATTTTAGAGAAACAGGCCTTTCCGTACGCTATATTTCGGCCATGTATTGGTCCATTACTACCATGACCACTGTTGGCTATGGAGATCTCCATGCAGTGAACACCGCCGAAATGATCTTCATAATCTTTTTCATGCTTTTCAACCTTGGCCTAACTGCTTACATTATTGGTAACATGACAAATTTAGTCGTTGAAGGAACTCGTCGTACTATGGAATTTGTAAGTAGTACTGCTGTTTCTCATCTCTTTTGTTTTCACTGTTTGGATTTtcctttagtttctttgaacTCTTCTGTTTTCTGTTTTCTGTTTCCTATTACAATCATTCACACGATTATTATGTCATTTGTGTTGGGGATGAATTTGTTGGGATTGGCTGGCTTGTGTTGCAGCGAAATAGCATTGAAGCAGCATCAAATTTTGTACGCAGAAATCGGTTGCCTCTAAGGTTGAGGGAACAGATATTGGCTTATATGTGCTTGAGGTTTAAGGCTGAGAGCCTGAACCAGCAACAGCTGATTGAACAGCTACCAAAATCTATTTATACAAGTATCTGCCAGCATTTATTTTTGCCTACTGTGGAGAATGTTTATCTTTTCAAGGGAATTTCAAAGGAAACGCTGTTGATCTTGGTAAGAAACTaatttatgtgtatatatattgattcTGATTAAAATCTAAGCATTTCTTTAGTTTGTGAAGATCATTCCAATGATATGTATAAGAGAAATGCCTTACTTGTATAAGAAGTTCATTGCATATGGTTTCTAATCGTTTTACTTGCCAATAAAGATTATTTCAGTTGTAGTAAcggttcttaaattttcataacAATATGAACACTATTTTAGATTCAACAAGAAGAAAATCTCAGAAGGACAGAAAATTTTGGTATATTTTTCTTGCTGATTAACTTGCTCTGACTTGTGGTATAACTGGTTTGAATAGGTCGCCAAGATGAAGGCCGAGTACATACCACCTAGAGAGGATGTTGTAATGCAGAATGAAGCACCGGAAGATGTTTACATCATTGTATCGGGTCAAGTTGAGATAATTGATTGTGAGATGGAGAAAGAACGAGTTGTGGGCACTTTGCAATGTGGAGACATGTTTGGAGAAGTTGGTGCACTTTGTTGTAGACCTCAAAGCCTCAACTATCGAACCAAAACGCTTTCACAGCTCTTGAGACTCAGAACCACCGCTATGATAGAAGCAATGCAGACCAAACAAGAAGACTATGAGAAAATGCTTAAAAACTTCCTACAGGTTGGTACATTTATAATAAATGTTTGTTAGAGtctcctttttctttccaaaagaaaattgatcagaagggaaaaagaagataTCCAGCTTGTCCAAACATGCTCATTTCGAATTAAGAAAGATCCAGATTTCAACTGAAAAATAATTTCAGAGGAAAACTATCCTAgaagaaaaatgactttttgcaTCACCTAAATTCGccacaaaaaacacaaaatgcgTCGCGATTATTTGTTAGTGAggcattttgtattttttgtgacAAATTTAGGTAACGCGAAaagccatttttcttgtagatgTACTTTAATCAGAAAAATACTTGTTGGAAAACGAGCATAGCCTACAGATTCGCATATCTTTTGATTATTATACTTAAAGTTCATTTTAATTAAggacataatatatattatacgatGTAAATGCAGCATCACAAAAAGCTAAAGGATCTCAATTATATTGATGATTTGCTGGTAGACAATGAGAAAGAAGGGGATGACCCAAGCATGGCTTTCAACTTGCTGACCGTTGCTAGTACAGGCAATGCTGCCTTTCTGGATGAGCTTCTCAAAGCGAGGTTGGATCCTAATATTGGAGATTCTAAAGGAAGAACCCCATTGGTATGTtgcaatataaaaatatatctatatgcCAGCATCATCACCTGGCATCATCTGATCAGTACTCTAGTGTGCGTGTTCATATAATTTCCGAAGAATGAATTTCACATTTCTTGTAATGTATCAGCATATAGCAGCATCAAAAGGACATGAAGAGTGTATACTGGTACTCCTTAAGCACGCGTGTAACGTACACTTACGAGGTAATATTCATTGCTTTAAGTTTTAACCTTCCATTTTCGTTTTTAGTTGGTGAAACTCTTCTGCTTCAAAAATAACTCGTATGCCCTTTGGGTTCTTTGGGGTTCACTTTAAAATAATCTAGCTATGACAATATCCTGCATGCATGGCAGACATAAATGGGAACACAGCATTATGGGACGCTATAGCATCAAAGCACCATTCCATATTCCGGATCCTCTATCACTGTGCTGCCGTTTCTGATCCCCATATTGCTGGCGATCTTTTATGCACTGCTGCAAAAAGAGATGATCTGACTGTGATGGAGGAACTGTTGAAACAAGGACGAAATCTTCACTCAAAGGATCGCCACTGGACCACAGCAATCGAGATTGCCATGGCCAAAAGCAATGTGGACATGGTAAATCTTCTTTTAATGAACGGTGCAGGTGTGACAAATGCCAAAACTCATGAATTTCCTCCGGATACTTTGAAAGAAATGCTGCAAAAGCGAGAGAATGAACACCGTATTAGAGTACCCGAAATCTCAATAAATGAAGTGCTTTTGGGGAGACAAGAAGGGCTGAAGGGCTGCAGTTGGAGAGACTCCACAAAACCAACTGGTCCAAGGGTGAGCATTTACAGAGGCAATCCACTTGTGAGAAGAGAGACCTGCTGCATGGAAACTGGGAGGCTAATTAGGTTGCCAGATTCACTAAAGGAGCTCAAGTGTATTGCAGGTATGACATATTTCACATATCCTCAAGTTAGCTGCTAAAGATTACATCACTTCTTTCAAAATCCTAAATTTTATGCCCACATGACCTGAAGAATATTCCCTatgacttcattttttttctcaaaaacaaTCTGTATCTCCTCCTCACAAAATCTGACTTTATAGTCTTCGCAACAATCATGGTACTAGATCACATGTTATTTTGATTTGAGATGACAAGGTTCTGATCTGAccttatttgtatattttaacactttttaGGTCAGAAGTTTGGGTTTGATGCAAGAAACGCCATTGTAACAGGTGAAGAAGGAGCAGAAATCGATTCCATTGATGTAATTAGAGATAATGATAAACTTTTCATAGTTGAAGATACAAATTCCGTTATGTAATTAAGCAAATGCTACATATATTTATGTGGAATCAACAAATGGTTATCATCATAGTGTTTCCCATCCTTCACTTCCGGAATTATGGAAGCTCTTTCCTGAAGAAATGTCCATATTTTAGTGAGAAACCTAACATCGATCACcacaaatatatattgatttccCCGTTTCTTTCCCCTTGGTAAGAGATACAGAGGATGCTCCTTTTATCACAAACCAAACAGAGACCTGctagtattatttattattgttcttgttgatctttttttatttttttatttattattgttcttGTTGATGATTGAATTAGGTTTGGGTGTGTTAACTATATAGGTTCCaaaagtgtatatatttatgtatatatgtatctgGGTCGAACGTGCTTTTAAGTGTTTCCTTAGCATGAAAATTTCAAATTCTTTAGGCCcgtttggatttttttgaagGGTGAAAcattaattagaaaaatgaataattttaactctctctaaaaaattacCTCCAACAAAATTGCTTAGTGCATGATTAGGATTGTAGtggaaaatataatttataactgtaaaacttatagcttataacttaaataataagttatactattaaaaagttattttctatttggtaactatatgtttaaagcactttaaaaaatgttacttgtttgaaaacaaattaaaaaaatgatttctcatgtaaaaattacgattatttgagtttttaaagattatgGTCATatccttaaaatttaaaaacttgtaattatttgaaaattatattggTATTTTCTTCCATTAacaatcttttcaaaatttgaattacgttcccattatctgaaaaaaaaatgcttgagaaaaaataaacgtactttttaacttatttgagattaaaagtgttttaatatataatacctaaacaacctaatttttttttattaaaaagctatTAAGACTTTTaagtattgtttttttttttttagcaaattGCTTactgttttttgtttgaaaaaaaatgtcatcattcattcattcattaaaaGAATCTTACATCCATGACAAGATACATGTAGGAATATCCCCATATCAACCATTTAGAGCTCCACCAGTATATTATTGGACTGATATGTACTTCACTGTTGTCAATACTCTTTACAAACAAATGTCCAAGAGATAGCATTCTGCCTAAACAGTGACTCAATCTCACCATGCCTAGAAAATGAGGACTCAACCTCTACAGGCACAATCGTCTAATAGAtgaactcctttttttttttaaacttttcaataaggaaaataagaacaaaaaatggTGAATTATAGTTTAGATCAACTCTGGTAAAATTTGACAATGCATAAAGGTAACaagtctctctctttttaaccacaaaagtcaagtttgaaaGATCTAGTGGTGGTATTTCCAGTGATCCAACATGTGTGGCCAAAAGAGCTGATAGAAAGGGTGGCGTCAGGCGTTTGAGGACCACACACATAGTTGTGAGAGGTGCGTGAGGACCACACGCAGTGATTTTCGCAAAACAGTCACTATCCTCTAAACGATTTGGGTCTGAGAGTCTTCTTATGCTTGACGTGTCTCTCGAGAGTTGCCAAAAAAATGTCGTTCTGACTTTTTCAActttaaaggaagaaaaataaactaagaaatGCGTGAATGAAAGAGAGGAGGAGGAAGTTGATGCATCCTCTTCCTCCGACGAAAATCAGatttggagatttttttttttttttagagtgaGAGAAAGGGCTCCAAAGAAGAATTGCTTATTGTTCAATGCAttggaaattaaatataaacatttcctatttataaattaaagttgtGGCTGTTAGAGTAGATGAAGCCAGGGATGGAGCGCCAACAGGTGAAATGCTTGTTTGAGGTTGCGATAAagtcttaaaaagtatttaaatggtcttaaaagctttttaatgaagaaattaagttgtttggatgttatatataaaagcagttttaatctcaaataagataaatgtatgtttgaggaaaaacattattttttatgctttttctCAAACTtgctttttcaaataatataaaatgtaattcgaattttaaaaatactgtcAATGAACGAAAATATCCATATAATTTTCAgattattacaactttcaaactttcaagaatatgatcataatttttaaaaaattcaaataatcgtaATTTctgcattaaaaaatactttttaatttgtttacaaGCAAAcataacatgtttgaaagttctttaaacatatagttaccaaataataaataatttttcaatagtaaaacttattacttaagttataagtttTAAAGTTATAAGGGCCTATTTAGGATTGTGGTAAGAGtcttaaaaagtacttaaatatttttaaaaactctttaataaaaaaattaattccttTGAGAgttacatattaaaacacttttaatctcaaataagctaaaaagtatgtttaaagaaaaatatcattttaatgcTTTTTCTCAAATGTGTTTTTTAGAATAATGCAGAACGtaatatgaattttaaaaagactgtcaat contains:
- the LOC122309100 gene encoding potassium channel AKT2/3 isoform X2, which encodes MDVETSPYSLQIASDMKRGCLKNRHSQPESPHHEEISDMPSSHSLQNLSNFIIPPLGVSTYNQNQTQSKGWIISPLDSRYRSWETFMVLLVAYSAWVYPFEVAFFKSSPKKELWIADNIVDVFFGVDIILTFFVAYIDPRTQLLVRDSRKIAVRYLSTWFLMDLASTVPFKTLGYLFTGKRHMGLSYSLLGVLRFWRIRRVKQLFTRLEKDIRFSYFGVRCARLLSVTLFAVHCAGCLYYLLADRYPHQGRTWLGASNPNFRETGLSVRYISAMYWSITTMTTVGYGDLHAVNTAEMIFIIFFMLFNLGLTAYIIGNMTNLVVEGTRRTMEFRNSIEAASNFVRRNRLPLRLREQILAYMCLRFKAESLNQQQLIEQLPKSIYTSICQHLFLPTVENVYLFKGISKETLLILVAKMKAEYIPPREDVVMQNEAPEDVYIIVSGQVEIIDCEMEKERVVGTLQCGDMFGEVGALCCRPQSLNYRTKTLSQLLRLRTTAMIEAMQTKQEDYEKMLKNFLQHHKKLKDLNYIDDLLVDNEKEGDDPSMAFNLLTVASTGNAAFLDELLKARLDPNIGDSKGRTPLHIAASKGHEECILVLLKHACNVHLRDINGNTALWDAIASKHHSIFRILYHCAAVSDPHIAGDLLCTAAKRDDLTVMEELLKQGRNLHSKDRHWTTAIEIAMAKSNVDMVNLLLMNGAGVTNAKTHEFPPDTLKEMLQKRENEHRIRVPEISINEVLLGRQEGLKGCSWRDSTKPTGPRVSIYRGNPLVRRETCCMETGRLIRLPDSLKELKCIAGQKFGFDARNAIVTGEEGAEIDSIDVIRDNDKLFIVEDTNSVM
- the LOC122309100 gene encoding potassium channel AKT2/3 isoform X1, with protein sequence MDVETSPYSLQIASDMKRGCLKNRHSQPESPHHEEISDMPSSHSLQNLSNFIIPPLGVSTYNQNQTQSKGWIISPLDSRYRSWETFMVLLVAYSAWVYPFEVAFFKSSPKKELWIADNIVDVFFGVDIILTFFVAYIDPRTQLLVRDSRKIAVRYLSTWFLMDLASTVPFKTLGYLFTGKRHMGLSYSLLGVLRFWRIRRVKQLFTSVCRLEKDIRFSYFGVRCARLLSVTLFAVHCAGCLYYLLADRYPHQGRTWLGASNPNFRETGLSVRYISAMYWSITTMTTVGYGDLHAVNTAEMIFIIFFMLFNLGLTAYIIGNMTNLVVEGTRRTMEFRNSIEAASNFVRRNRLPLRLREQILAYMCLRFKAESLNQQQLIEQLPKSIYTSICQHLFLPTVENVYLFKGISKETLLILVAKMKAEYIPPREDVVMQNEAPEDVYIIVSGQVEIIDCEMEKERVVGTLQCGDMFGEVGALCCRPQSLNYRTKTLSQLLRLRTTAMIEAMQTKQEDYEKMLKNFLQHHKKLKDLNYIDDLLVDNEKEGDDPSMAFNLLTVASTGNAAFLDELLKARLDPNIGDSKGRTPLHIAASKGHEECILVLLKHACNVHLRDINGNTALWDAIASKHHSIFRILYHCAAVSDPHIAGDLLCTAAKRDDLTVMEELLKQGRNLHSKDRHWTTAIEIAMAKSNVDMVNLLLMNGAGVTNAKTHEFPPDTLKEMLQKRENEHRIRVPEISINEVLLGRQEGLKGCSWRDSTKPTGPRVSIYRGNPLVRRETCCMETGRLIRLPDSLKELKCIAGQKFGFDARNAIVTGEEGAEIDSIDVIRDNDKLFIVEDTNSVM
- the LOC122309100 gene encoding potassium channel AKT2/3 isoform X3, translated to MVLLVAYSAWVYPFEVAFFKSSPKKELWIADNIVDVFFGVDIILTFFVAYIDPRTQLLVRDSRKIAVRYLSTWFLMDLASTVPFKTLGYLFTGKRHMGLSYSLLGVLRFWRIRRVKQLFTSVCRLEKDIRFSYFGVRCARLLSVTLFAVHCAGCLYYLLADRYPHQGRTWLGASNPNFRETGLSVRYISAMYWSITTMTTVGYGDLHAVNTAEMIFIIFFMLFNLGLTAYIIGNMTNLVVEGTRRTMEFRNSIEAASNFVRRNRLPLRLREQILAYMCLRFKAESLNQQQLIEQLPKSIYTSICQHLFLPTVENVYLFKGISKETLLILVAKMKAEYIPPREDVVMQNEAPEDVYIIVSGQVEIIDCEMEKERVVGTLQCGDMFGEVGALCCRPQSLNYRTKTLSQLLRLRTTAMIEAMQTKQEDYEKMLKNFLQHHKKLKDLNYIDDLLVDNEKEGDDPSMAFNLLTVASTGNAAFLDELLKARLDPNIGDSKGRTPLHIAASKGHEECILVLLKHACNVHLRDINGNTALWDAIASKHHSIFRILYHCAAVSDPHIAGDLLCTAAKRDDLTVMEELLKQGRNLHSKDRHWTTAIEIAMAKSNVDMVNLLLMNGAGVTNAKTHEFPPDTLKEMLQKRENEHRIRVPEISINEVLLGRQEGLKGCSWRDSTKPTGPRVSIYRGNPLVRRETCCMETGRLIRLPDSLKELKCIAGQKFGFDARNAIVTGEEGAEIDSIDVIRDNDKLFIVEDTNSVM